A stretch of the Teretinema zuelzerae genome encodes the following:
- a CDS encoding adenylate/guanylate cyclase domain-containing protein, translating to MAVKKYAKLLKTRNFGLCIGLFFAVLLTVIGSGSGFFRNLEPGILDSYFSLKEFYSRRSIQKGVWFNPEDDKVSSDIVIVGVDLKTLQRFGSWPFPRSVHADLVNSFSRISDQSERERALLLDFFFIDDSRNREDDEALESSIRESDRVFLESILEQFPSEIDIDQEMKHRQSYLDAKTPSLTKIGQGWKDMASFQGLQTNLAGLNSAARGYGAANMDFQDTVVRRQPLVFKYSELVGEIAYEELVPGFLADESVFERLSWFDSEGLEHQIEQPLTEASIARLRKAMERKAPPLVYDADGDGVPETETRVIEIYRDSFYPSIALSLALHSWNAKADDCSVLPGKEIRIARTGQSDAVIPVDYQCAMWINFAGRPSSSSSEGYRTFPVRSYAGYVRDSSPEVEQQPETRGVKDKILLVGAFEKGMADDEKQTPYGMMFGIEIHANALNTLLTERFIDRPDGIAFALAVFLSVMLVAFLAARMKSLLSLPLSLLYASLFYLFCSYLFDEAGILLNYSVPAAGMFFTYVTIILYRATTEERDKRKLRNMFGKYVSPDVVAQMLDNPPELGGVDRDLTVFFSDIRGFTSLSETLTPQELVKHLNEYLSAMTDIILETGGTLDKYVGDEIMCFWGAPLEVKDHASRACKCALLQKKKLEDLNNAWPQEKRLAIGIGINTGVMTVGNMGSEGRMNYTLMGDNVNLGARLEGTNKMYGTMIIVSEYTYALVRDEYIFRELDIIRVKGKNKPVVIYELVDWLS from the coding sequence ATGGCTGTCAAAAAATACGCCAAACTGTTGAAAACGCGCAACTTCGGATTGTGTATCGGTCTTTTTTTTGCGGTTTTACTGACGGTTATAGGCTCGGGTTCGGGATTTTTCAGGAATCTTGAGCCTGGAATCCTTGACAGCTATTTTTCATTGAAGGAATTTTATTCTCGCCGTTCAATACAGAAGGGCGTTTGGTTCAATCCGGAGGATGACAAGGTTTCTTCGGATATCGTAATCGTCGGGGTCGATCTTAAAACGCTGCAACGGTTCGGATCATGGCCGTTCCCCCGATCCGTTCATGCGGATCTCGTGAATTCATTCTCCCGAATTTCTGATCAGAGCGAACGCGAAAGAGCCTTGCTCCTCGATTTCTTTTTTATCGATGATTCGCGCAACCGCGAAGACGATGAAGCTTTGGAATCAAGCATACGCGAATCCGACAGAGTGTTTCTCGAGTCGATACTCGAGCAATTTCCCTCTGAAATCGACATCGATCAGGAAATGAAACACCGTCAATCCTATTTAGATGCAAAGACTCCATCCCTGACCAAGATCGGGCAGGGGTGGAAGGATATGGCATCGTTTCAAGGCTTGCAAACGAATCTCGCCGGTCTTAATTCCGCCGCCCGCGGCTATGGAGCGGCGAATATGGATTTTCAGGATACTGTAGTTAGGCGCCAGCCTCTTGTTTTTAAGTATTCTGAATTAGTCGGCGAAATCGCCTACGAAGAGCTTGTTCCAGGATTTTTAGCGGATGAATCTGTTTTCGAACGGTTAAGTTGGTTCGATTCGGAGGGCCTGGAACATCAAATAGAACAACCCCTTACAGAAGCCTCGATTGCTCGCTTAAGAAAGGCAATGGAACGAAAAGCTCCTCCGCTCGTCTACGATGCGGACGGCGACGGCGTTCCGGAAACCGAAACAAGAGTAATCGAAATATACCGCGATTCGTTTTACCCGTCGATCGCGCTCAGTCTTGCCTTGCATTCTTGGAACGCGAAGGCAGACGATTGTTCAGTTTTACCCGGCAAGGAAATCAGGATCGCGCGGACGGGTCAAAGCGATGCGGTTATACCCGTCGATTACCAGTGCGCCATGTGGATTAATTTCGCCGGGCGTCCTTCATCCTCCTCTTCTGAGGGCTATAGGACCTTTCCCGTTCGTTCCTACGCCGGCTATGTAAGAGACTCGTCTCCGGAAGTCGAACAACAGCCGGAGACGCGGGGTGTGAAGGATAAAATCCTGCTCGTCGGAGCCTTTGAAAAGGGGATGGCCGACGATGAGAAGCAAACCCCTTACGGGATGATGTTCGGCATAGAAATTCATGCAAACGCTCTCAACACCCTGTTGACTGAGCGGTTTATCGACAGACCGGACGGGATCGCATTCGCCCTTGCTGTATTTCTTTCGGTAATGCTCGTCGCCTTCCTGGCGGCCCGGATGAAGAGCCTTTTATCCCTTCCCCTGTCTCTCCTGTACGCTTCCCTGTTTTATCTCTTTTGCTCGTATTTATTCGATGAAGCAGGTATTCTTCTGAATTATTCAGTACCCGCGGCGGGAATGTTTTTCACCTATGTTACGATAATTCTATACCGTGCGACGACCGAAGAGAGGGATAAGCGCAAGCTGCGCAATATGTTCGGCAAATACGTCAGTCCCGACGTCGTCGCGCAGATGCTCGACAACCCTCCAGAGCTTGGAGGGGTCGATCGCGATTTGACCGTATTTTTCTCCGATATCCGCGGTTTCACCAGTTTGTCGGAAACCTTGACGCCTCAGGAGCTGGTCAAACACTTGAACGAGTATTTGTCTGCGATGACGGACATCATTCTCGAAACCGGCGGCACTCTGGACAAGTACGTGGGCGACGAGATCATGTGCTTCTGGGGGGCTCCGCTCGAAGTGAAGGATCATGCCAGCAGAGCCTGCAAGTGCGCCTTGCTTCAGAAGAAAAAACTTGAAGACTTGAACAACGCATGGCCGCAGGAAAAACGGCTCGCCATCGGAATCGGAATCAACACCGGCGTCATGACCGTCGGGAATATGGGCTCGGAGGGAAGAATGAATTATACCCTCATGGGCGACAACGTAAATCTCGGCGCACGGCTCGAAGGAACGAACAAGATGTACGGAACCATGATTATAGTAAGCGAGTACACCTATGCCCTTGTGCGCGACGAGTATATATTCCGGGAACTGGATATTATTCGCGTGAAGGGAAAGAACAAGCCTGTCGTTATATATGAATTGGTGGACTGGCTTTCGTGA
- a CDS encoding tetratricopeptide repeat protein — protein sequence MAIASKGETTAETVKLSHKVSEILLKHRLWILTALAACTILFAVIATVSVVIGKSNEKAFEIIELRVSAWEEARISTDKAAITAAEDALIAELTPIAEKQMKRFAGIRAAMSLGEVYFAKKDWATAQKWYVQAGQADVQAYTSGIAFFNAAVCADELNNADEAALYFKTASDTSSFSMKPRALFNLGRVEEQRMNTEAAAEAYKKLAADYPEDQWTKLAKSRLVAMEVK from the coding sequence ATGGCTATTGCATCAAAAGGTGAAACTACCGCGGAAACTGTGAAATTGTCGCATAAGGTGTCGGAGATTCTACTTAAGCATCGACTTTGGATATTGACCGCCCTGGCCGCTTGTACCATTCTCTTTGCGGTTATCGCAACCGTCAGCGTTGTAATCGGTAAGTCGAACGAAAAAGCGTTTGAAATAATCGAACTCCGGGTTTCCGCCTGGGAGGAAGCTCGTATCTCTACGGACAAGGCTGCCATAACCGCCGCAGAGGATGCTCTTATTGCCGAATTGACTCCTATCGCCGAAAAACAGATGAAGCGTTTCGCGGGAATTCGCGCTGCGATGTCCCTGGGTGAAGTCTATTTCGCAAAAAAAGACTGGGCGACGGCGCAGAAGTGGTATGTTCAAGCAGGCCAGGCGGATGTTCAGGCTTATACTTCCGGCATCGCATTTTTCAACGCGGCTGTTTGCGCAGACGAACTGAACAATGCCGACGAAGCGGCGCTATACTTCAAGACAGCAAGCGATACTTCTTCGTTTTCGATGAAGCCCCGCGCTTTATTTAATCTGGGAAGAGTTGAAGAACAGAGAATGAATACCGAAGCCGCCGCAGAGGCGTATAAAAAACTTGCCGCCGATTATCCCGAAGACCAGTGGACCAAGCTTGCAAAGTCGCGTCTGGTCGCTATGGAAGTGAAATAA
- a CDS encoding sigma-54-dependent Fis family transcriptional regulator, protein MKLSSSLDTEKLNALIEINTLINSNYSDVSALLAHILESAMRLVSGEASSLLLVDSSKQYLRFEIALGPKGLEAKKFIVKMDEGIAGWVVKNNRSLIVNDVANDPRFNPAVQQSTGYRTQNMLAVPMRVKDECIGVIEILNKGAECGFTLQDLEVLEILANQAALAYQNARFLQRSRDEIVVLQDQIATDRGYHTMIARSPVILEKLDIVERVAKSDSSVLILGESGVGKELIAEQLHLKSDRASKPFVRVNCAALPEGLLESELFGHVKGAFTDAISNRKGRFEMADQGTIFLDEIGDLPLALQSKLLRVIQNRTFEKLGSSDTITVNVRIVAATNRDIEKLVEEQKFRSDLYYRLNVLPMYIPPLRQRLEDIPELALFFLKKFRHEVKKDFLGFSEGAMSAIISYSWPGNIRELENTIERACVIGKPPYIREEDLLLNIRTMPDNNIDGDKSLKSVLNLFKKHYIQKVLEENQWNQTATAGILDIQRTYLSRLIKELEIKEK, encoded by the coding sequence ATGAAACTGTCTAGTTCCCTTGACACTGAAAAACTCAATGCTCTTATCGAGATTAATACGCTAATCAACTCTAATTATTCCGATGTAAGCGCATTGCTGGCTCATATACTTGAGTCGGCAATGCGTCTTGTTTCCGGCGAAGCTTCTTCCCTTCTTTTGGTAGATTCAAGTAAACAGTACCTTCGTTTCGAAATCGCTCTTGGCCCGAAAGGTCTCGAAGCAAAGAAATTCATTGTAAAAATGGACGAAGGCATAGCCGGCTGGGTTGTAAAAAACAACCGGAGCCTTATCGTAAACGATGTCGCAAACGATCCTCGTTTTAATCCCGCGGTTCAACAGTCCACCGGCTATCGTACTCAGAACATGCTCGCCGTCCCGATGAGGGTCAAAGACGAGTGCATCGGCGTTATTGAAATTTTGAATAAAGGCGCTGAATGCGGTTTTACCCTTCAGGACCTTGAAGTTCTTGAAATACTCGCTAATCAGGCAGCGCTTGCGTACCAGAACGCTCGTTTTCTGCAACGCTCGCGGGATGAAATCGTTGTTCTTCAGGATCAGATAGCAACTGATAGAGGCTATCATACGATGATAGCGCGCAGTCCTGTTATTCTGGAAAAGCTTGATATCGTTGAACGGGTGGCAAAATCAGATTCATCGGTGCTTATTCTCGGAGAGAGCGGGGTAGGCAAGGAATTGATTGCAGAACAGCTTCATCTGAAAAGCGATCGGGCTTCCAAGCCTTTTGTTCGGGTGAATTGCGCAGCGCTACCTGAAGGATTGCTCGAAAGCGAATTGTTCGGCCATGTCAAGGGAGCCTTCACCGATGCTATCAGCAACAGGAAGGGCCGCTTCGAGATGGCGGACCAGGGCACGATTTTTCTCGACGAAATCGGCGATCTGCCATTGGCTCTTCAATCGAAACTTCTTCGGGTTATTCAAAACAGAACCTTCGAAAAGCTGGGGTCGAGCGATACTATCACCGTTAATGTCCGTATCGTCGCCGCGACTAATAGAGATATCGAAAAACTGGTTGAAGAACAAAAGTTCCGGTCTGATCTGTACTACAGGCTCAATGTGTTGCCTATGTATATACCGCCGCTTCGCCAACGCCTCGAAGATATTCCCGAGCTTGCGCTTTTTTTTCTCAAAAAGTTCCGGCATGAGGTCAAAAAGGATTTTCTCGGATTCTCGGAAGGGGCGATGAGCGCGATCATTTCTTATTCCTGGCCGGGAAACATACGCGAACTGGAAAATACGATAGAAAGGGCGTGCGTCATAGGAAAGCCCCCGTACATACGGGAAGAAGATTTACTCTTGAATATCCGGACAATGCCTGATAATAATATAGACGGAGATAAAAGTCTTAAATCCGTTTTGAACCTTTTCAAGAAGCATTATATTCAGAAAGTTTTAGAAGAAAATCAATGGAATCAAACTGCGACGGCAGGGATTCTGGATATACAACGTACATATCTATCACGATTGATTAAGGAATTGGAAATTAAGGAGAAATGA